ACCAGACATAGACCATTTTGGTTATGTTTTCTGATCGGCTGAGTTATTGCCACAGATTTTGGAATCGAAGATAAAGTCAATAGACCTCCCCAGAAACTCAAGTTCAGGCACGCTAGATCAAGGTTTTCCCCTAATTACCGAAAAGGTCCGATCAACTAAAAAGTAGCTACAAATGAATAACAATAATCAGAAAGCCTGCATCATCCTGATTGGATGCGGTCCCCATGCCAAAAGAATATATCTGCCGGCTCTACAGAAATTAGGAGATCGCCTAGATCTGGCTCTTGTCATTGATTTGAAAGAGAAGGAATCAGATGTTCGTGCTGCCGTCGCTAGTAAGTGGAATCTGAAGCCGGAGATGTGGTTTATAGACAAATTTATAGAAACCATGCCAGAAGAATTGGATCGTAAACTTTCATTCTTCGTCGCTGAAAGAAAGGTTACTGGGGCGATCGTAGCTACTGAACCCCTTGTACATCGAACTTATGCAGAGTGGGCATTATCCAACGAATTGAGCATCCTGATTGACAAGCCCATTTCTGCCCGGGCTGATTCCACCACTAAGCTGTCCAATGCCGATGGCATCCTTGATGATTATATACTGTTGCTTGCTCGATACCAAATACTTCAAAGAAAAAAAGAGACTATCTTTACCGTCAACTCCCAGCGTCGTTTTCATCCGGGCTTCCAGTTTGTCAAGGAACAGCTTAGGGAAATTGCAGAGAGAACAAACTGTCCCGTGACCTTCATCCAGTCCTACCATTGTGATGGACAATGGCGTTTTCCCAGCGAGATAGTGACCCAAGAATACCATCCTTACTGCTTTGGATATGGCAAAGCATCCCATAGTGGGTATCATATATTCGATACCTTATACCAGTTATATGCCGCGACAGGCATTGAGAAAAAGGCTGCTGACTCAATGGAGATTGTTAGCTCGTTCGTACAACCGAACGGATTTATCAAACAGTTAGCCGATGCTGACTATTACTCCTTGTTTGGGGAACGCTACAATGCCGTCAAGAAATGGACAGACGAAGAGCTTCAGGAGATCTACCATGGTTATGGAGAGATCGATCTTTCAGCGCTTGTAACCCTAAAAAAGCATGAAGAAGCGATCGCCAACTTCAGTATCAATCTTGTTCATAACGGCTTTGCCTGTCGAACCTGGCTCCAGCCCGGTGAGGATCTTTACAAGGGTAACGGACGGGTCAAGCATGAGAATCACAACATTCAGCAGGGTCCATTTCAAAATATTCAGATTCATTCCTATCAGGCTACCGACAAGCATGATAATATCGATGGTCTCGAAGATCATCTGGGGGGGAAGAATCACTTCGACATCTATGTATTTAGAAATCCATTGTTATCGGACTCTCAAGATTGTCTGAGAACCTACAGGCTCCATGAAATCGTATTTGGTGATGTGATGCCAAACAAGTCCACGCTTGTGATGGAGCGGGTAAAACATAAGGTAGTGGAAGAGTTCGTAGATTATCTGATCGGAAAAAAGGACAAATCAGAAATACGCTCGCAGATTGAAGATCACCTGATTCCAGTGCAGCTTATGAGTAGTGTCTACCGCTCCCATATCCTACGCTGTCAAAACTTGCCCTGCGTAGTCAAGTCTCATTTTGGCCATTCTGAAAGTTATGTCTCATGAAAACAATACTTCTGCATTCAGAAATACCAGGGGCGCAAAAGTTTCAGGAAGTCTTAGAAGCGGAAACAGTTGGCTTTCGCGTTGCCCTCTCTATAGATGAAGTCGCCCCTGAGGACGTCGAAATTGCCATAATCTGGTTGACTGTGCCAGACTATCTGCAAAGATTGCCCAATTTGAAACTGATTCTGGTCTGCGGTAGTGGTGTGGATAGTATTATTCATGCCACGACGCTTCCTCGCCATATTTCCCTTGTCAGATTAGTGGACCCATTCCTGCGAGACCGCGTTTCGGATTATGTCATTAAGTCCATTCAAAACCATATTCTCTCTAGGAAGGACTATTTTGAGTTAGAAGATACATCCGATTTGACAATTGATAATATTTCTTTTCCCAAACTGACAGTAGGGATTATGGGTTTAGGGCTGGTCGGGGAAGCCACAGCAAAAAAGCTTTTGGCTTTGGGCTTTAATGTCTGCGGGTGGGTGAGAACATCGCGCCCTCGTGCTTTACCGCAAGTCTATGTGGGAAAAGCGGAATTAGGTGATTTCGCTCGCAAAAGCCAAATTCTCGTTTGCCTATTGCCCCTCACGAATCAGACCCAAGGAATTCTCAACTGCCACTTATTTGACCAACTCCCAGATAGTTCTTTTCTGATCAATGTAGGTAGGGGAGATCATTTGAACGAGGCAGATCTCCTGTCCGCTCTAGACTCTGGTAAACTCTCCGGAGCTTGTTTGGATGTTTTTAAAGTAGAGCCATTGCCAGCCGATCACCTATTCCAATCTCATCCAAAAATAACAGTGACACCTCATATAGCTGGAGGACTGGTGCCCGAACAACAGGCCACTTATGCCGCGAGGGTCATTGCTTGCCATTACCGGGGCGAAATTCCCCCAGGAGTTGTCGATTTCCATGCCAGTTATTGAACCCAAGTATAGAATGAGTAGAACGCCCAGAATTCTCATCCATTGTCAATATGTCTATGGCATTGGCCATTATGTCCGCTCCGTTGAGTTAGCTCGGGGATTAAGAGAACGATTTGATGTCTTTTTGCTCAACGGTGGCGAAAGCGTCCCAAACTACGATCTTCCCCCAGAGGTTACCTGTTTCCAACTGCCAGCCATTTACAAGGACGAACAAGCTGGCAATCTTATCCCGGTCGATCCATCCCTGAGCATAGACGATTGCTTTAAAGCTCGCGCATCAGCGATCGAACAGTTAATTGGCCAGCTTGAACCAGATATTCTCATCAGCGAACATTTTCCTTTCGGACTGCTTTTCGAGGCCGAAGTGATGCAATTAATCGCTCTAGTCAAGAACTGTAACCCGAAGGCTAAAATAGTCAGCAGCGTCCGGGATGTTATTGAGTCAGAGAAAGGAGGACAGCAAGATGCCTATATTTGTTCTCTGCTCAATCAATGGTATGACCTGGTTCTAGTCCACGGTGATAAACAGATAATACCTTTTTCCTCCAGTTTTCCCTTGGCGGAGAAGATCGAAATTCCGGTTCATTACACTGGTTATATAGTGCAGGCTGTTACTCCCCCGATTCCCAAAGCCGATCCTCCGCTCCTTATGGTTTCGGTAGGTGGTGGGCGCTTGGGAGACGAGCTTCTTTATGCCGTCCTAGATGCTCATGAGACTGTCGCCAGCCAGTGGCGGCACCACTTGGTTCTATTTACTGGTGCCTTTCAAAAAGATATCCAGAAATTACGCAGTCGCGTTGAAAAATATGCCCACTCCCATGTGACGATCCATGAGTTCGATCGCGATCGCTACCGTCAGATGCTTGCTGCTGCCTCGGCCGTCATCTGCTTAGGAGGATACAACTCCCTCTTAGAGGCAGTTTCTGCCCGCTTACCCACTCTGGTTTATCAACGAAAGTTCCACGGACAAAACAAAGAACAGGCATTGCGTTCTAGGTTCTTCGAGCGCTCTGGTCTCGTCAAGATCCTGAGTCCTGACGATCTCAGCGTTGACCAAATGGCTGCCCGGATCTTGGAGCTTGCGGAAACCCGAGAAAGTCCGAATAACTACATCAGGATTGATGGTGCTGTGACAGCTCGAAAACTCTTGGAAAGACTATTAAAAGAATCGTAACAAATGGAGGTTCGCCGATGAATAATGCACTCGTAGACAAGAAATGGGATTATTCCAAGCAAGCCAGATTCTATAGCTATCGTCCCAGTTACTCTGCCCGAGCCATTGATGCCCTTATCGCCTATGTGGGTGCGAAAGGCGACCATCAGGTTGTTGATATTGGTGCCGGTACGGGAAATCTTAGCATCATGCTACTGGAACGAGGTCTGCGAATCGTCTCTATCGAGCCCAATGATGCGATGCGCGAGATTGGCATTAAGCGCTCTGGCCAGTCGGATTGCATTCGCTGGATACGCGCCACCGGGGCGCAGACAACTCTGGCAGATCGGTCTTCAGACTGGGTAACCTTTGGCAGCAGCTTGAGTGCTATGGACAGCTATTTGACCATGAAGGAGACCTATCGTATTTTGAAGGACGATGGTTTTTTCACCTGTATAGGGAATCGTATCGACTTTAACGATCCCATTCAAAAAGTCGCCGAAGCTGTCATTGTCTCTCTGGTTCCCGATTATGACAGTGGCGCTCGTCGCGATTGGGGGCAAACTATTGAGGCATCCAATTTGTTCCGGGATGTGTTTCACTTTGAGGCCAATTTTTCCTACGAGCAGACTATTGACCGTTATGTGAAGGCATGGCGCTCGGTACGCAACCGTTATTGGGATCTGGCAACACCGGAAGGACAAGCACTTTTTGAGCAGATTGCCGATCGCCTGCGTAGTGAAATGCCCGAAACCTTCACCATGCACTACACCACCCGAGCCTGGACAGCTCAAAGCTGATGTAGAGAAATATTAAATCATTATTAAATATACCTACCACATGGAAGAGCTTAAGTTGGT
This window of the Oscillatoria salina IIICB1 genome carries:
- a CDS encoding class I SAM-dependent methyltransferase, which encodes MNNALVDKKWDYSKQARFYSYRPSYSARAIDALIAYVGAKGDHQVVDIGAGTGNLSIMLLERGLRIVSIEPNDAMREIGIKRSGQSDCIRWIRATGAQTTLADRSSDWVTFGSSLSAMDSYLTMKETYRILKDDGFFTCIGNRIDFNDPIQKVAEAVIVSLVPDYDSGARRDWGQTIEASNLFRDVFHFEANFSYEQTIDRYVKAWRSVRNRYWDLATPEGQALFEQIADRLRSEMPETFTMHYTTRAWTAQS
- a CDS encoding glycosyltransferase family protein; translation: MLAITGAKFPQELSISMPVIEPKYRMSRTPRILIHCQYVYGIGHYVRSVELARGLRERFDVFLLNGGESVPNYDLPPEVTCFQLPAIYKDEQAGNLIPVDPSLSIDDCFKARASAIEQLIGQLEPDILISEHFPFGLLFEAEVMQLIALVKNCNPKAKIVSSVRDVIESEKGGQQDAYICSLLNQWYDLVLVHGDKQIIPFSSSFPLAEKIEIPVHYTGYIVQAVTPPIPKADPPLLMVSVGGGRLGDELLYAVLDAHETVASQWRHHLVLFTGAFQKDIQKLRSRVEKYAHSHVTIHEFDRDRYRQMLAAASAVICLGGYNSLLEAVSARLPTLVYQRKFHGQNKEQALRSRFFERSGLVKILSPDDLSVDQMAARILELAETRESPNNYIRIDGAVTARKLLERLLKES
- a CDS encoding Gfo/Idh/MocA family oxidoreductase is translated as MNNNNQKACIILIGCGPHAKRIYLPALQKLGDRLDLALVIDLKEKESDVRAAVASKWNLKPEMWFIDKFIETMPEELDRKLSFFVAERKVTGAIVATEPLVHRTYAEWALSNELSILIDKPISARADSTTKLSNADGILDDYILLLARYQILQRKKETIFTVNSQRRFHPGFQFVKEQLREIAERTNCPVTFIQSYHCDGQWRFPSEIVTQEYHPYCFGYGKASHSGYHIFDTLYQLYAATGIEKKAADSMEIVSSFVQPNGFIKQLADADYYSLFGERYNAVKKWTDEELQEIYHGYGEIDLSALVTLKKHEEAIANFSINLVHNGFACRTWLQPGEDLYKGNGRVKHENHNIQQGPFQNIQIHSYQATDKHDNIDGLEDHLGGKNHFDIYVFRNPLLSDSQDCLRTYRLHEIVFGDVMPNKSTLVMERVKHKVVEEFVDYLIGKKDKSEIRSQIEDHLIPVQLMSSVYRSHILRCQNLPCVVKSHFGHSESYVS
- a CDS encoding NAD(P)-dependent oxidoreductase — protein: MKTILLHSEIPGAQKFQEVLEAETVGFRVALSIDEVAPEDVEIAIIWLTVPDYLQRLPNLKLILVCGSGVDSIIHATTLPRHISLVRLVDPFLRDRVSDYVIKSIQNHILSRKDYFELEDTSDLTIDNISFPKLTVGIMGLGLVGEATAKKLLALGFNVCGWVRTSRPRALPQVYVGKAELGDFARKSQILVCLLPLTNQTQGILNCHLFDQLPDSSFLINVGRGDHLNEADLLSALDSGKLSGACLDVFKVEPLPADHLFQSHPKITVTPHIAGGLVPEQQATYAARVIACHYRGEIPPGVVDFHASY